CCCGCCGCGGCCGCGACGGCCGGCCGGTCGGTCGGCGGCCGCGGCAGCGCGGCGCGGTGGTAGAGCCACATCCCCCCGTACAGGACCGCCGCGCCCGCGAAGACCGCCGACCAGGCGCCCGCGACGCCGCGCGGCCCGCCCTCGAGGCGCCCGGCGACGGTCACCAGCAGCCCCGAGCCGAAGATCATCGCCGCGCGGTAGAACAGCGTGCGCACGCCGACGAAGTACGCCTGCGCGCGCTCGTCCAGCGCGTGGAGGTAGAACCCGTCGGCCGCGATGTCGTGCGTGGCCGAGACCAGGGCCGCCAGCGTGAAGGCGGCCAGCGACCAGGCGAAGAAGCCCGGCGAGGCCACCGTCGCCGCCACGGCGGCGAGGCAGACCGCCTGGACGACCTGCGTGCGCAGGATCCAGGCACGCTTGGTCGAGCGCGTGTCCACCAGCGGCCCCCAGAGCATCTTCAGGACCCAGGGCAGGTAGAGCAGGCTGGTCCACAGCGCGATGCTGGCGTTGCCCACGCCCAGCTTCTTGTAGAGGATCACCGAGACCGTGTTGACCAGGACGTAGGGCACGCCCTCGGCGAAATAGAGCGAGGGCACGAAGATCCAGGGCGAGCGCTGCGGTCGCGTCACGAGGCCTCCCGGTCGTTGGGCGGTGCGCGCCGATCTTGGCGGGGCGGCGGGGGGATGGCAACCGGGATCTGCGCCGCGCGCCCCACTCCCCGCTTGCCAAACCGTCGCGCCCCGCTTCCAATGGGGGCCACGTCCGCGCGGGCCGCTCCGCCCGCCGGCGATCCGGAGGTACGGCATGCACGATCGCAAGGCGGCGGGCGCATCGGGGGACACATCAGCGGGTGCGTCCGGGTTCAAGCGGGACATCCGCCTCTTCGACGCGGTGATGATCGTCGTGGGCGTGATGATCGGCTCGGGCATCTTCATCGTCAGCGCCGACATCGCCCGCAGCGTGGGCTCGACGGGCTGGCTGCTGGCGGTCTGGCTGTTCAGCGGCCTGGTGACGCTGCTGGGCGCGGCCTGCTACGGCGAGCTGGCGGCGCTGATGCCGCAGGCCGGCGGCCAGTACGTCTACCTGCGGGAGTCGTTCGGACGGCTGACCGGCTTCCTCTACGGCTGGACGCTGTTCATGGTGATCCAGACCGGCTCGATCGCGGCGGTGGGCATGGCCTTCGCCAAGCACCTCGCGCTGCTGGTCCCGTCGCTGGGCGAGCAGCAGGTGCTGCTGTCGGTCGGCGGCCTGGACGTCAGCGCGGCGCAGCTGGTCGCCATCGCCAGCATCGCGCTGCTGACCTGGCTCAACACGCTCGGCCTGCGCGAGGGCAAGCTCGTCCAGGACAGCTTCACCGTGGCCAAGGTGGCGGCCCTGCTCGTGCTGGTGGTCTGCGGCCTCGCGCTGGCGCGGCACTCCGGAGCGATCGCCGCCAACTTCCACGACATGTGGTCGGCGAGCCGGGTCGTGGTGGGCGCCGACGGGTCGGTCACGCGCGAGGCGCTGACCGGGATCGGCCTGCTGATGGCCCTGGGCGCGGCCTCGGTCGGCTCGCTCTTCGCCTGCGACGCCTGGAACAACGTCACCTTCACCAGCGGCGAGACGGTGAACCCTCAGCGCACGATCACGCGCGCCCTGGTCATGGGCGTCGCCGTGGTGGTCGTCATCTACATGCTGACCAACCTGGTGTACGTGCTGGCCCTGCCGGTGGCCGGCCTCCCCGGCGCCGCGGACGTCGCCGGCCGCGGCCTGCAGTTCGCGACCGCCGACCGCGTCGGCACCGCGGCCGCCTCGACGATCCTCGGCCCGGTCGCCGCCGCGATCATGGCGGTGCTGGTGATGGTCAGCACCTTCGGCTGCAACAACGGCATGATCCTCACCGGCGCCCGCGTCTACTACGCGATGGCGCACGACGGCCTCTTCTTCCGCAGCACCGGCCGCCTGAACCGCCGCCGCGTGCCCGCCGCCGCGCTGGTCATGCAGGGCGTCTGGGCCTGCCTGCTCTGCCTGACCGGGCGCTACGGCGACCTGCTGGACTACGTCATCTTCGCGGTGCTGATCTTCTACGCGCTGTCGGTGGCGGGGATCTTCGTGCTGCGCCGGCGGCGCCCGA
This genomic window from bacterium contains:
- a CDS encoding amino acid permease, which produces MHDRKAAGASGDTSAGASGFKRDIRLFDAVMIVVGVMIGSGIFIVSADIARSVGSTGWLLAVWLFSGLVTLLGAACYGELAALMPQAGGQYVYLRESFGRLTGFLYGWTLFMVIQTGSIAAVGMAFAKHLALLVPSLGEQQVLLSVGGLDVSAAQLVAIASIALLTWLNTLGLREGKLVQDSFTVAKVAALLVLVVCGLALARHSGAIAANFHDMWSASRVVVGADGSVTREALTGIGLLMALGAASVGSLFACDAWNNVTFTSGETVNPQRTITRALVMGVAVVVVIYMLTNLVYVLALPVAGLPGAADVAGRGLQFATADRVGTAAASTILGPVAAAIMAVLVMVSTFGCNNGMILTGARVYYAMAHDGLFFRSTGRLNRRRVPAAALVMQGVWACLLCLTGRYGDLLDYVIFAVLIFYALSVAGIFVLRRRRPTAERSWRAPGYPVLPALYVLAAVAICVDLLIVKPRYSWPGLIIVGLGVPVFWLWGRLSPLPGAASAPPDDQGI
- a CDS encoding MFS transporter; the encoded protein is MTRPQRSPWIFVPSLYFAEGVPYVLVNTVSVILYKKLGVGNASIALWTSLLYLPWVLKMLWGPLVDTRSTKRAWILRTQVVQAVCLAAVAATVASPGFFAWSLAAFTLAALVSATHDIAADGFYLHALDERAQAYFVGVRTLFYRAAMIFGSGLLVTVAGRLEGGPRGVAGAWSAVFAGAAVLYGGMWLYHRAALPRPPTDRPAVAAAAG